One Candidatus Brocadiaceae bacterium genomic window carries:
- a CDS encoding prepilin peptidase, whose product MPIAALTALEGLALFLFFVLGLIVGSFLNVCIWRLPRGISVNFPRRSLCPRCGHSLAWADNIPVVSFLRLRGRCRYCSDPVSWRYPCVELITGLLFALIYFRQRVQVGTDLGQVVVMLLLAALLVVASGIDLEFLIIPDEISAFGVLGGLLAGFLLPQLHVGPLNYHTFESLTGHVRLDGLIASGIGAVGGGSMVLAFALLGQLVFRKEAMGLGDVKLMAMIGAFFGWRVVFMTFFLAPFVGLLYGLPMLLMNDEHVMPYGPFLSIGAVVTLVFRDDICRYPAMLEEVVRLLAG is encoded by the coding sequence TTGCCCATCGCCGCGCTGACAGCCCTCGAGGGCCTGGCGCTGTTCCTGTTCTTCGTGCTCGGGCTGATCGTGGGCAGCTTCCTGAACGTGTGCATCTGGCGCCTGCCGCGCGGGATCAGCGTGAACTTCCCGCGGCGCTCGCTCTGCCCCCGATGCGGCCATTCGCTGGCCTGGGCGGACAACATCCCGGTGGTCAGTTTTCTGCGGCTGCGCGGCCGGTGCCGCTACTGCAGCGACCCGGTCTCGTGGCGCTACCCCTGCGTGGAACTGATCACGGGCCTCCTGTTCGCGCTCATCTACTTCCGCCAGAGGGTGCAGGTGGGCACGGACCTCGGGCAGGTCGTCGTCATGCTGCTGCTGGCCGCCCTGCTGGTCGTCGCCAGCGGCATCGACCTGGAGTTCCTGATCATCCCGGACGAAATCTCGGCCTTCGGGGTGCTCGGCGGGCTGCTGGCGGGGTTCCTGCTCCCGCAACTGCACGTGGGGCCGCTCAACTACCACACGTTTGAGTCGCTGACGGGGCATGTGCGCCTGGACGGCCTGATCGCCTCGGGTATCGGCGCGGTCGGGGGCGGCAGCATGGTGCTCGCGTTCGCGCTGCTGGGGCAGCTCGTGTTCCGCAAGGAGGCGATGGGGCTGGGCGACGTCAAGCTGATGGCGATGATCGGCGCCTTCTTCGGCTGGAGGGTCGTGTTCATGACGTTCTTCCTGGCACCGTTCGTCGGCCTGCTCTACGGCCTGCCGATGCTGCTCATGAACGACGAGCACGTGATGCCCTACGGGCCGTTCCTGTCCATCGGGGCCGTGGTGACGCTGGTCTTCCGCGACGACATCTGCCGGTACCCCGCCATGCTGGAGGAAGTCGTCCGCCTGCTTGCCGGCTGA
- a CDS encoding protein kinase, protein MATPQENRFAHVAVERKALSPDQVKACLEYQGQKRAHGSNIPLWDCAVLNGMLDQDTAEKLQDLAGDLDVETLGEFTVLRKLGEGGMGSVWLCRGPANEPAAVKLLAAHLAKQRSFLARFFREAQAGIRLQHRNIVRGIAVAEDRGRYYFAMEFIDGTNARHLVKKHGALPVARATDIIRQAAEGLACAHEAGVIHRDIKPDNLMITREGVVKIADLGLARQVDAETTALTLTGTGMGTPLYTAPEQSTDAKKADVRSDIYSLGATWYHLVTGAVPFDGSTPWEILTRHAKEPVRPPISVRPDVPRAVSALIEHMLAKKPEDRVQSARELCRLIDERCLGERDIRRELGLQKPEAAAGQWDMRVAEGGGVEVRRFSLPALRERIRKGQVSRDTPARRAGTHGAWQPAGAFRELQPEFPRGRSAPVDRDAPTQPGTVRAQLHSLMGDIEQQNRAYTRRLRMKRLAPLLIQAAVLLALIIALVVFWPQIWSVLSRLFGGAEPVG, encoded by the coding sequence ATGGCGACACCGCAGGAGAACCGGTTTGCGCACGTCGCCGTCGAACGCAAGGCGCTCAGCCCCGACCAGGTGAAGGCCTGCCTGGAATACCAGGGGCAGAAGCGCGCCCACGGTTCGAACATCCCGCTCTGGGACTGTGCCGTCCTCAACGGCATGCTTGACCAGGACACGGCCGAGAAGCTCCAGGACCTCGCAGGCGATCTGGACGTGGAGACGCTGGGCGAGTTCACGGTCCTGCGCAAGCTGGGCGAAGGCGGCATGGGCAGCGTCTGGCTCTGCCGGGGCCCCGCGAATGAGCCGGCGGCTGTGAAGCTGCTGGCGGCCCATCTGGCCAAGCAGCGCTCCTTCCTGGCACGCTTCTTCCGGGAGGCTCAGGCGGGCATCCGGCTCCAGCACAGGAACATCGTGCGCGGCATTGCCGTCGCCGAGGACCGGGGCCGCTATTACTTCGCCATGGAGTTCATCGACGGGACCAATGCCCGCCACCTTGTGAAGAAGCACGGCGCCCTGCCCGTGGCCAGGGCAACGGACATCATCCGACAGGCCGCCGAGGGCCTCGCCTGCGCACACGAGGCCGGAGTCATCCACCGCGACATCAAGCCCGATAACCTCATGATCACGCGGGAGGGCGTCGTGAAGATCGCCGACCTGGGGCTTGCACGCCAGGTCGACGCGGAGACGACGGCGCTGACCCTCACCGGAACGGGCATGGGCACGCCTCTCTATACTGCGCCCGAACAGAGCACGGATGCCAAGAAGGCCGACGTGCGCAGCGACATCTACTCGCTCGGCGCCACCTGGTACCACCTCGTCACCGGCGCCGTGCCGTTCGACGGCTCCACGCCCTGGGAGATCCTGACCCGACACGCAAAGGAGCCGGTCCGCCCGCCGATCTCGGTTCGCCCCGACGTGCCCCGGGCCGTCTCGGCCCTGATCGAGCACATGCTGGCCAAGAAGCCGGAGGATCGCGTCCAGTCCGCGCGCGAACTGTGCCGCCTCATCGACGAACGGTGCCTCGGCGAACGCGACATCCGGCGCGAGCTCGGCCTGCAGAAGCCCGAGGCGGCCGCCGGCCAGTGGGACATGCGGGTGGCGGAGGGTGGCGGCGTCGAGGTCCGACGGTTCTCTCTGCCGGCCCTGCGCGAGCGTATCCGCAAGGGCCAGGTGTCGCGGGATACGCCCGCGCGACGCGCGGGCACACACGGGGCCTGGCAGCCCGCGGGCGCCTTCCGCGAGCTTCAGCCGGAGTTTCCCCGGGGCCGGAGCGCCCCGGTCGACCGCGACGCTCCGACGCAGCCGGGCACCGTACGTGCCCAACTGCACTCGCTGATGGGAGACATCGAGCAGCAGAACCGGGCCTACACGCGCAGGCTCCGCATGAAGCGACTCGCCCCCCTGCTGATTCAGGCGGCCGTCCTGCTGGCCCTCATCATCGCCCTCGTCGTCTTCTGGCCGCAGATATGGAGCGTCCTCTCCCGTCTGTTCGGCGGGGCGGAACCGGTCGGGTGA